The genomic segment CCGTATAGCAGTACGTGGGAATTTTGCTGTGCTGCCTGTAAAATAAAATTCCGTACTATCTGTATTTCAATACTTTGTCCCTGCAGTTTGGTATAAAGCGGATCGGTTACCGGATTAATATCATAAGGATCTATTCTATGAACGATTTTTCCTTCAAGCACATTTTTAATGGTATCGCATAATATATTAAATTCATAGGGAATTGAAAAACACCCCAAAATCATACCTGTTGCAAAAGCTTTTTTTTCGACAAAACTGCAGTGTTGATGCGATAGTAAGAAGATAGGTAAAATAGGATATTGATTATAAATTGCTTTGAGTACAGCCGGCGGATAGCTGCCCCCCGCTTCAAAATCAAATAAGAGAAAGTCGTAGGCCTTTTCCCCTAAGCGCGGTAACACAGCTCTATTATCAAAGATGTAGTCTACCAACCACACTTTTCGAGATACATACGCAAGTTTTTCGGCATCTGTCGAAAATGCTGCGACAAACAAAACAGTTAACACAGCGAAGCCTCCAACAGAAAACCGGAAGAGGCAGGAATCGAACCTGCCGTTGCGAATTGTGCAACCAACGGTTTTGAAGACCGCGAAGACCACCAGATCCCATCAGCTTCCATATAAACAAGAGGAATTAAGCTTCAGTATAAAATGAAATTTTCATTTAAGCAAGCCTATTATTTCAATTCATCGGCAAGTTTTTAATTTTAATCAACAACCCCGACGCAAGCGTCGGGGTATTAAACTTTTTTCGCTTGTAACACCATATTTAGCGTAAAACCGGATCATAATTGCAAAAAAAATTTGCAAGCAGTTATGCCTTAGTTTAACGATTCTTTTACCACAGCCAGATACCTCAGCATTTTATCAATAAGAACAAATGCTTGAGGCGTGAGCGTTTCACGGCTATCCTGCGGACTATGCATCCGCTGCCATGTTTGCGGAATAACCGCTGCAAGCGGTGAAGTAACCGGAATATGAGCATTCGTAATAATGCAGTGCTGCAGCATTTCGGAGCAGGGCATATACCGCATCAGCAGCTCCGCCTCTTTCCGCGGCAGCACGGTGATAACCTGCGCGGTCAATCCGGCGGAAATAAGCCCCGCGTTATCGCTGTAAGCGGTCGGCAGCGAAAGCCAGCGGCCTCGACACGCGGCGTCGGCATATATGCGGCAGCGCCGGTGAAGGGCGATAAGCGCCGCCGTTTTCCGTTTATCCCTGCCGTATATCCCCGACTCGGAAAGGATGAGCGTACCCCCGCTGCCGCACATATCAAACACAAAGATGTCATCCCGCTGCATGGAAAGCGCACGCAGCCCTTGTCCCAAGCGGTACGCGCCTTGGTTCTTAATACTCTCCGCACCCGCTTCTTCGCCGTCGGTAAAGATAATGCGGATATTATGCGCGTCCCGTTTATGCAGCAGCGTTTTCGCAAACAGCAACAGCTGTACGCAGGCAGCGGAATTATCGTTTGCACCCGGACAGCCGGCGGCACGGTCATAGTGCGCTATCAGCGTTTTCATCTTAAAACGGGAATCGTATGCGGATTGCCGATATGTAATAACGATGTGGGTTTTATTCTGAAGTGTAACGGTACGGTAGGGAATATTTTGCGCGGACAGCCACGCCGTGATACAGGCGCAGCGGTCTGCCGCCGGTTCTAAAAAAGCGCTGAAAAAAGG from the Treponema vincentii F0403 genome contains:
- a CDS encoding M28 family peptidase encodes the protein MTLEQARAIIASPFFSAFLEPAADRCACITAWLSAQNIPYRTVTLQNKTHIVITYRQSAYDSRFKMKTLIAHYDRAAGCPGANDNSAACVQLLLFAKTLLHKRDAHNIRIIFTDGEEAGAESIKNQGAYRLGQGLRALSMQRDDIFVFDMCGSGGTLILSESGIYGRDKRKTAALIALHRRCRIYADAACRGRWLSLPTAYSDNAGLISAGLTAQVITVLPRKEAELLMRYMPCSEMLQHCIITNAHIPVTSPLAAVIPQTWQRMHSPQDSRETLTPQAFVLIDKMLRYLAVVKESLN